Proteins from a single region of Apium graveolens cultivar Ventura chromosome 7, ASM990537v1, whole genome shotgun sequence:
- the LOC141671939 gene encoding nuclear pore complex protein GP210: MNLSSENQSINQSILGMCESASSWLGVVLVLMLVLVSNGYATSFGPHIADVNILLPPKMSNPVEYRLQASDGCFKWSWDHHDILSLVPEYNSSSHCSTTAHLLSIAPFTGRKETAVYATDVDTGRVIRCKVYIDNLARIQIFHSSVKLDLDGLATLRVRAFDTQENVFSSLVGIRFMWQLMPDNDGSTHHLVHVPLKLSPLGDCGGLCGDLDVQIKLEDSGVFSDLYVVKGTDIGHERVSVDLLEPTYDHMADSIILTVAEAMSLYPPSPVFVLVGAVVQYSLKIIRGNIPQAVTLPSLYHQWSVLNSSVSRIDTTLGRALALNLGVTNVIVKDTRVDGHIQLSSIHVVLPDSLFLYILPLSHSGDILEGAAPYPSVSRWYVVSGRQYLIEMKVFSQVPESQEIYITESDDINLYDNQYEFWNTFPVSDNITLKRACLNSKILRAMSYGLGKLTATLTFSNGLNEVKEVLKVVQEVKVCEQVKFSRDKRSASGSIFLPWTPSVYQEVELKAAGGCAMSFSDYKWFSSDMSIVSVSAHGIIQSKRPGKAIIEVVSIFDSFNYDEVEIEVSVPSSMIMLQYFPVETVVGSNLVASVTLKASNGEYYFRCDAFSSAIRWNIESDCLKIVYTERESFLVDKQEVPDIYVSLYGPPCAWARIYASGTGRTLLHASLKKKYHSPDLSLSGPIDLKASTLISAYLPLLVHQAGDGNQYGGYWFNLSYAEANKQLKNLKILNLVPGTHMDVILSGGPDQWGGSVEFTESVEILPQEHTNHKGVLVHNITTIYGSLYRISCQNWGKFKLLFKRGNLAGNNHILPAVAEAELVVICSLPSSISIVVNSAVNALDVIQTSKQADRNSGQVCVLPITVANGQTIRVSAVGISDSGNAFGNSSSLSLSWEMKNCDGLAFWDDVASSISHWERFLVLQNSTGLCAVRATVDGFINTLSNQQFLKSYAGSKVLTDAIQLHLVSTLKVVPEFSLLFFSPLARLNLSISGGSCALDTVVNDTLIAEVIDYPPDVQCSQLSLVPKGLGTALVTVYDMGLSPPLVAASVVQVADVDWLKITSGELVSLVEGGSHSVDLLAGVNDGRSFDFSQYMYINIRVHIEDRVVHLIDGTIDGYVKAQTFILQAKNRGITTLYVSTRQQSGREIVSQCIKVEVYAPLSIRPSRIYLVPGASYVLTVEGGPTTGGYVEYESLDDVTAIIHRSLGRLSAIAPGNTTLLARFYSSGDKVTCHAFGNVVVTVPPSVMLNVQSEQVAIGSSMPIYPSFANGSLFSLYELCKNYEWSVEDEDVMNFKVVDILHGHRHGSSSLNLEENGSNVKLNLKFIRVLYGKSSGRTRVDVSLSCDFVSRSYSQSSTYTASIMLYVVPDIPLALGKPATWVLPPHYITSNLLPSSSESYSQGAAQSSKGTITYSLLKEHEGQNNIELLNEAMSIGSVKIQTRDSNIIGCIQAKDTLSGRSEIASCVRVAEVAQIRVNRLVFPFYIADLAIGAELDVPLIYYDAFGYPFYEAYNIVLYDVETNYGDIVSINDTRDGHIYLKGLQFGRALVRIFFRNNSTKSDYLLITVGARVCPHNPILQLGNRLNFSIEGLTNQVSGWWTSVNSSTVSIDRVSGEAEAVAEGSTQVMYESSDFKFLTMVTVLKGYMISVNAPKEILTNAPISTGGYSFLVTFSEAFEHIHEAGGTINTLLHECKVDPPFVGYANPWMDYSGRSYCLFFPYSPKHLVHSIGNLKDTRQEIRVTVSASVRGANISGSVSALFVGGFAILEMDHNSLQLNLTPKADMSVITVVGNTDVVVDWHGRKQLQITPVHMENHGVAGRAEYEVKVLGSERFQDKLIISLAANGQKVEIDVNYEPEKITGLPSSSNFSNWVIVLVCSTVLISTLILFLYYLDRPNRDQSNVAPTSPTVIAHLPATPSRSSTSVVNEHSPQTPQAFIDYVRKTVDETPYYRKDPRRRFNAQNTF; this comes from the exons ATGAATCTATCATCTGAaaatcaatcaatcaatcaatccATCCTAGGGATGTGTGAATCAGCATCGAGTTGGTTAGGTGTGGTGTTGGTGTTGATGTTAGTGTTAGTTAGCAATGGCTATGCGACGTCGTTTGGACCTCACATAGCTGATGTGAATATATTGTTGCCACCCAAGATGAGTAATCCTGTTGAGTATAGACTTCAAGCAAGTGATGGTTGCTTCAAATGGTCATGGGATCATCATGATATCTTGTCTCTTGTACCAGAGTACAATTCATCTAGTCACTGCTCTACCACTGCACACTTATTGTCAATAGCACCTTTTACTGGCCGCAAGGAGACTGCTGTCTATGCTACCGATGTCGATACTGGCAGGGTTATTCGTTGCAAAGTTTACATTGATAATCTCGCCAGAATTCAAATCTTTCATAGTTCTGTCAAACTTGATTTAGATGGCCTTGCCACTCTACGTGTCCGTGCCTTTGATACTCAAG AAAATGTGTTTTCATCCCTAGTGGGCATACGGTTCATGTGGCAACTCATGCCTGATAATGATGGATCAACCCACCACCTTGTCCACGTACCTTTAAAGCTGTCTCCGCTAGGTGATTGTGGTGGCTTGTGTGGTGATCTGGACGTCCAAATCAAACTGGAAGATAGTGGAGTATTTTCGGACCTTTATGTCGTAAAAGGAACTGATATCGGTCACGAACGTGTTTCAGTCGATTTGCTTGAGCCAACGTATGATCACATGGCAGATAGTATAATTTTAACTGTTGCAGAAGCTATGTCTCTTTATCCACCGTCTCCAGTTTTTGTTCTCGTCGGTGCTGTTGTGCAATATTCTCTTAAAATTATACGGGGGAATATTCCTCAAGCAGTAACTTTGCCATCTCTGTATCATCAATGGTCGGTTTTGAACTCTTCAGTTTCTCGGATAGACACAACACTGGGTAGAGCTCTTGCATTGAACTTAGGTGTAACAAATGTTATTGTTAAAGATACAAGGGTTGACGGCCACATCCAACTGTCATCTATACACGTTGTGCTGCCAGATTCTCTATTTTTATACATATTGCCTCTGTCACATTCCGGTGATATTCTCGAAGGTGCAGCACCTTATCCATCTGTTTCACGTTGGTATGTTGTTTCTGGTAGACAATATCTCATTGAAATGAAAGTCTTCTCGCAAGTACCTGAGTCACAAGAGATATATATTACGGAGAGTGATGATATAAATTTGTACGATAACCAATATGAGTTTTGGAATACGTTTCCAGTTTCAGATAATATTACTTTGAAACGTGCGTGCTTGAATTCTAAAATTCTGAGAGCGATGTCATATGGATTGGGAAAACTAACAGCAACTTTGACATTCAGTAATGGGCTTAATGAGGTGAAAGAGGTTCTCAAGGTTGTGCAAGAAGTCAAAGTTTGTGAGCAAGTTAAGTTTAGCAGGGACAAAAGAAGTGCATCTGGGAGTATTTTCCTGCCATGGACCCCATCTGTCTATCAGGAGGTTGAGCTTAAGGCTGCAGGAGGTTGTGCCATGTCTTTCAGTGACTACAAATGGTTTTCTTCTGATATGTCTATTGTAAGTGTATCTGCACATGGTATCATCCAGTCAAAGAGACCAGGGAAAGCTATTATTGAAGTTGTATCTATTTTTGATTCTTTCAATTATGATGAGGTGGAAATTGAAGTTTCCGTTCCTTCCTCTATGATTATGCTGCAATATTTTCCTGTAGAGACTGTTGTGGGATCAAATCTTGTAGCTTCCGTGACACTGAAAGCTTCTAATGGTGAATACTATTTCAGATGTGATGCCTTCAGTTCCGCCATTCGCTGGAATATCGAAAGTGATTGTTTAAAAATTGTTTATACAGAAAGGGAATCTTTTCTTGTGGACAAGCAAGAAGTCCCTGATATATATGTGTCACTATATGGCCCTCCATGTGCCTGGGCCCGTATATATGCTTCTGGAACTGGTCGAACATTGCTACATGCATCattgaaaaaaaaatatcattCTCCTGATCTTTCCCTTAGTGGACCAATCGATTTAAAAGCATCAACCCTTATTTCAGCATATCTACCACTCTTAGTGCATCAGGCAGGTGATGGGAACCAGTATGGTGGTTATTGGTTCAATTTGTCTTATGCTGAGGCTAATAAACAGTTGAAGAATTTGAAAATCTTAAATCTTGTCCCTGGCACACATATGGATGTCATTCTGTCTGGAGGACCAGATCAGTGGGGAGGAAGTGTTGAATTTACTGAAAGTGTGGAAATTCTACCTCAGGAACATACCAACCACAAAGGGGTTTTGGTCCATAATATTACTACAATTTATGGTAGCTTATATAGAATATCCTGCCAGAATTGGGGAAAATTTAAGCTTCTTTTCAAACGTGGAAACCTGGCTGGCAATAATCATATTCTACCTGCCGTGGCAGAGGCTGAATTAGTGGTCATATGTAGCTTACCATCTTCAATCTCAATAGTAGTTAATAGTGCTGTCAATGCCCTTGATGTAATACAGACTTCAAAGCAGGCTGACCGGAATTCAGGGCAAGTGTGTGTGCTTCCAATCACCGTGGCTAATGGGCAAACTATAAGAGTATCTGCTGTTGGCATTAGTGACTCTGGAAATGCTTTTGGAAACTCTTCTTCTCTTAGTTTAAGTTGGGAAATGAAAAATTGTGATGGATTAGCCTTTTGGGATGATGTTGCTTCATCCATTTCACATTGGGAGAGGTTTTTGGTCTTGCAAAACTCTACAGGGCTTTGTGCTGTTCGTGCTACTGTTGATGGATTTATAAATACCTTGAGCAATCAGCAATTTCTTAAATCCTATGCCGGTTCAAAAGTTCTTACCGATGCTATACAATTACATCTAGTTTCTACTTTAAAAGTTGTTCCAGAGTTCAGCTTGTTATTTTTCAGTCCCTTGGCTAGATTAAATCTCTCAATTAGTGGAGGGAGTTGCGCACTGGATACTGTGGTTAATGATACCCTAATTGCTGAAGTAATTGATTATCCGCCGGATGTACAGTGCTCTCAACTATCACTAGTGCCTAAAGGTTTAGGGACTGCACTTGTGACAGTTTATGATATGGGACTTTCTCCACCACTTGTTGCTGCCTCTGTGGTACAAGTTGCTGATGTAGATTGGCTTAAGATTACTTCAGGAGAACTAGTTAGCCTTGTGGAAGGTGGTTCCCACTCTGTAGATCTTCTGGCTGGGGTGAATGATGGACGCTCATTTGACTTCTCTCAGTACATGTATATAAACATTCGTGTGCATATTGAAGATCGCGTTGTTCATCTGATAGATGGGACTATTGACGGATATGTGAAGGCTCAAACTTTTATACTTCAGGCCAAAAATCGCGGTATTACGACTCTATATGTAAGCACGAGGCAACAATCTGGACGTGAAATAGTGAGTCAATGTATTAAGGTAGAAGTTTATGCTCCACTGAGTATACGTCCCTCCAGAATATATCTTGTACCTGGTGCTTCTTACGTACTTACTGTAGAAGGAGGCCCAACTACTGGCGGTTATGTTGAATATGAAAGTTTGGATGATGTGACTGCAATAATTCATAGATCTTTGGGGCGGCTGAGTGCAATTGCACCAGGGAATACCACTCTCTTGGCTAGATTTTATAGTAGTGGTGATAAAGTGACGTGTCATGCATTTGGAAATGTAGTAGTTACGGTGCCTCCTTCGGTAATGTTAAATGTCCAGAGTGAGCAAGTTGCTATTGGCAGCAGCATGCCTATTTATCCTTCCTTTGCCAATGGTAGTTTGTTTTCTTTGTATGAGCTGTGCAAGAATTATGAATGgagtgttgaagatgaagacgTAATGAATTTTAAAGTTGTAGATATCTTGCATGGGCACAGACATGGTTCCTCTTCCCTTAATTTGGAAGAAAATGGATCTAATGTTAAGCTCAACCTAAAGTTTATTCGCGTGTTGTATGGAAAATCTTCTGGCAGGACCCGTGTTGACGTTTCATTATCTTGTGATTTTGTATCTCGTTCATATTCACAGTCCAGCACTTATACTGCATCCATAATGCTCTATGTGGTACCAGATATCCCTCTTGCTCTTGGAAAACCAGCGACATGGGTACTTCCTCCTCATTATATAACATCAAATCTCTTGCCATCATCCTCAGAGTCCTACAGCCAGGGAGCTGCTCAGAGCAGCAAAGGAACTATTACTTACTCTTTGTTAAAAGAACATGAGGGTCAGAATAATATTGAGTTACTAAATGAAGCTATGTCTATCGGAAGTGTAAAAATACAAACAAGAGATAGTAATATTATTGGGTGCATTCAGGCAAAAGATACATTGAGCGGAAGATCTGAGATCGCATCTTGTGTTAGAGTTGCTGAGGTGGCTCAGATCAGAGTAAACAGACTTGTGTTTCCATTTTACATTGCTGACCTTGCTATCGGAGCAGAACTTGATGTTCCGTTAATTTATTATGATGCTTTTGGATACCCTTTTTACGAGGCTTATAATATTGTTTTGTATGATGTGGAGACTAATTATGGCGACATTGTTTCCATCAATGACACACGTGATGGGCATATTTATCTGAAAGGATTACAATTTGGTAGAGCGCTTGTTcgaatatttttcagaaataactCAACCAAGTCGGACTACTTGTTGATTACAGTTGGTGCTCGTGTATGCCCTCATAATCCAATCCTCCAATTGGGTAATCGTCTTAATTTCAGCATTGAAGGCCTCACCAATCAAGTATCTGGATGGTGGACGAGTGTTAATTCAAGTACTGTCTCAATAGACAGAGTGTCTGGAGAAGCTGAAGCTGTTGCAGAAGGAAGTACTCAAGTCATGTATGAAAGCTCAGATTTCAAGTTTCTGACAATGGTTACAGTGTTGAAGGGGTATATGATTTCAGTTAATGCTCCAAAAGAGATTCTAACGAATGCTCCCATCTCAACGGGAGGATATAGCTTCCTTGTGACATTCAGTGAGGCATTTGAACACATCCATGAAGCAGGTGGGACTATTAACACACTTCTGCATGAGTGCAAGGTGGACCCACCTTTTGTTGGTTATGCCAACCCATGGATGGATTACAGTGGAAGGTCGTATTGTCTTTTCTTTCCATACTCCCCAAAACACTTGGTCCATTCTATCGGAAATTTAAAAGATACAAGGCAGGAAATAAGGGTTACGGTTAGTGCATCTGTGCGAGGAGCCAACATATCTGGATCTGTTTCTGCCCTTTTTGTTGGGGGATTTGCAATACTGGAAATGGACCACAACTCATTACAGTTAAATTTGACCCCCAAGGCTGACATGTCTGTCATAACTGTAGTTGGTAATACGGATGTTGTAGTTGACTGGCATGGTCGGAAACAGTTACAGATCACACCTGTCCACATGGAAAATCATGGAGTAGCAGGGCGGGCAGAATATGAGGTCAAAGTTCTCGGCTCCGAGAGGTTCCAAGATAAATTGATCATCTCACTTGCAGCCAATGGCCAGAAAGTAGAAATTGATGTAAACTATGAACCTGAGAAGATAACAGGACTGCCTTCCTCCAGTAACTTCAGCAATTGGGTCATTGTACTTGTGTGTTCCACTGTATTAATATCAACATTAATTCTGTTTCTCTATTACCTGGATAGACCAAATAGAGATCAGTCAAATGTAGCACCTACCAGCCCCACTGTCATAGCACATTTACCGGCAACCCCTTCTCGTAGCAGTACATCCGTCGTGAATGAACACTCTCCACAGACACCTCAAGCGTTCATAGACTATGTGAGGAAAACAGTTGATGAGACTCCATACTACAGGAAAGATCCGCGGAGAAGGTTTAACGCTCAGAATACCTTTTAG